CACCCTCGTCGACGTGCCGTCCGACGGCGAGACCATGGGCGAGATCGTGCTCGGCGGCAACGGCGTGATGAAGGAGTACTTCCATAACCCGGACGCCACGGCCGAAGCCTTCGTCGGCGGCTGGTTCCACACCGGCGACCTGGCGGTCAAGCACGCCGACGGCTACATCCAGATCCTCGACCGCTCCAAGGACGTCGTGATCTCCGGTGGCGAGAACATCTCCACCATCGAGGTCGAGCAGGCCGTCATCAGCCACCCGGCGATCGCCGATGTCGCCGTCGTCGGCGCCCCGGACGACAGGTGGGGTGAGCGGCTGCGCGCCTACGTCGTCCTCGACCCGTCGGTGGACGCCACGGCCGCCGTGCCCGGCGGCGAGGTCGAGCAGTCCGTCATCGACCACTGCCGCGGCCTCATCGCCGGATACAAGGTGCCCCGCGACTACCGCGTCATCGACGAGCTGCCCCGGACCTCGACAGGGAAGGTCCGGAAGAACGTGCTGCGCGACGAGGCCTGGGCCGAGCACGAGGAGGCGACCGGAAACCGGGTGAACTGACCCGGCCGCCACCTCGATAAACGCCGTTCACCAGCGCTGACCGGAAATTTTCCGGCTGGGACCGGGTTGGTTCTATTGATAAGTGCGTTATAATCTGGATGACGCATTTCATTATCAAGCGCCTCATCAAGGCGTACACGACCGAAAGGACCGCGGACAGGACCACCCACGCCCACCGCTCGCCCGGCACACCGGAAGGACTGCTGAACCGCACATGTTCGGATCACTGAAGAACAGCCACATCCCAGAAGGAAAGAAGTGGAAGGCCGAGGACGTCACCGTCACCGAGCCCGCCACCGTCAGAACCGCCATCAACGCCGCCGCCATCGGTAACGTCACCGAATGGTACGACTTCGGCGTCTACGGCTACCTCGCCCTCACCATCGAGGGGGTGTTCCTTCCCGAGGACTCGGGTGCCGCCGGAAAGATCATCGTGGCCGGCCTGTTCGCCGTCTCCTTCCTCGTCCGACCGATCGGCGGGCTGGTCTTCGGACCGCTCTCCGACCGCATCGGCCGTAACCGCGTCCTCGCGATCACCATGATCATGATGGCCACGGCCACCTTCCTCATCGGTGTCATCCCGGACTACGCGGCCATCGGCATGGCCGCCCCGTTCTGTCTGCTGCTCTGCCGACTGCTGCAGGGCTTCTCGACCGGCGGTGAGTACTCCAACGCGATGACCTTCATCTCCGAGTACGCCCCGGACCGCAAGCGCGGCTTCTTCGGCAGCCTGCTCGAGGTCGGCACCTTCGGCGGCTACGTCCTCGGTGCGACCGTCGCCGTGGTCATGGAGTCCCTCCTCAGCGCCGACCAGATGCAGTCCTGGGGCTGGCGTCTGCCGTTCTTCGTCGCCCTGCCGCTCGGCTTCATCGGCATCTACCTGCGGACCAAGCTGAAGGACACCCCGGCGTTCGAGGCCCAGGAGGCCGCGAAGAGCAAGCCGGAGAGCGAGACCCACGCGGCCCGCGACTTCGAGGGCAACGAGTTCAAGAAGATCCTGTCGCTCTGGCCGTCGATCCTGGTCTGCTGTGGCCTGGTCATCGCCTGGAACGTCGCCAACTACATGCTCACGTCCTACATGCCGACC
This is a stretch of genomic DNA from Corynebacterium nuruki S6-4. It encodes these proteins:
- a CDS encoding MFS transporter, which encodes MFGSLKNSHIPEGKKWKAEDVTVTEPATVRTAINAAAIGNVTEWYDFGVYGYLALTIEGVFLPEDSGAAGKIIVAGLFAVSFLVRPIGGLVFGPLSDRIGRNRVLAITMIMMATATFLIGVIPDYAAIGMAAPFCLLLCRLLQGFSTGGEYSNAMTFISEYAPDRKRGFFGSLLEVGTFGGYVLGATVAVVMESLLSADQMQSWGWRLPFFVALPLGFIGIYLRTKLKDTPAFEAQEAAKSKPESETHAARDFEGNEFKKILSLWPSILVCCGLVIAWNVANYMLTSYMPTYFDEVGDRQSGFEITNLTANVLEIVVMAVCLLLIPVFGKLSDRIGRKPVLLAGCIGHIVLSIPAILLVRVDNIACVFIGLLMMGLSLICFSSMAPSTLPSLFPTVVRAGALAIAFNVSISLFCGTTSTIMSALISATGNLMWPAYWLMIAGVIGLISLRFLPESNGHPMWGSNPAAENEEEAIAHAEELNREIEEVEREANAVKLGSR